A genomic segment from Sphingopyxis sp. DBS4 encodes:
- a CDS encoding N-acyl homoserine lactonase family protein, with amino-acid sequence MEGEEGDYLKGPVPSYLIDHPKGRALFDSGMGVRYRRTLADALPPNKFGLQWFEGQEIAARLKSIDVDPASIDWVINSHLHIDHCGGNASLPNATMIVQSRELAAAQAVEEPGLYEAEDYATGQPVRAIDGELDLFGDGSVRIVPTYGHTPGHQSVIVTLPSGREILLAADCCYTERNLDLMVLQKAVVDREAGLKTMGFLDRRRRAGAHILFGHDGRQWASVEEGKPVI; translated from the coding sequence ATCGAGGGCGAGGAGGGGGATTATCTCAAGGGCCCGGTTCCTTCCTATCTGATCGACCATCCCAAGGGCCGGGCGCTGTTCGACAGCGGCATGGGGGTGCGCTATCGCCGCACGCTTGCCGACGCGCTGCCGCCGAACAAGTTCGGGCTGCAATGGTTCGAAGGGCAGGAGATCGCGGCGCGGCTGAAGAGCATCGACGTCGACCCGGCGAGCATCGACTGGGTGATCAACTCGCACCTCCACATCGACCATTGCGGCGGCAACGCCAGTCTGCCCAACGCGACGATGATCGTCCAGTCGCGCGAGCTCGCAGCGGCGCAGGCGGTCGAGGAGCCGGGGCTTTACGAGGCCGAGGATTATGCCACCGGCCAGCCGGTGCGCGCGATCGACGGCGAACTCGACCTGTTCGGCGACGGCAGCGTGCGGATCGTCCCCACATACGGCCATACGCCGGGCCACCAGAGCGTCATCGTCACCTTGCCGAGCGGGCGCGAGATACTGCTCGCCGCCGACTGCTGCTACACCGAGCGCAACCTCGATTTGATGGTGCTACAAAAGGCGGTGGTCGACCGCGAGGCGGGCCTCAAGACGATGGGCTTTCTGGACCGCCGTCGCCGCGCCGGCGCGCATATCCTCTTCGGCCACGACGGGCGCCAATGGGCGAGCGTCGAGGAGGGAAAGCCGGTCATTTAA
- a CDS encoding enoyl-CoA hydratase/isomerase family protein has product MTQLVLRDDADGIATLTLNRPDKRNALNLALWGELDAHADAIADAGERIGAVILRAAGPVFCAGNDLKERGLEAPRPHYQASIVTKLAELPQPLIVAVQGGCFTGGLELALAGDIIVAGESARFADTHGKFGLVPIWGMSQRLPRRVGEWKAREISFTGLPVDGREAARIGLANHVVADAELDGTARALAEAIAAQSRHSVFAYKRLYREQADLPLGPGLAHEVFNSAGVAPDFAERVAKQF; this is encoded by the coding sequence ATGACCCAATTGGTGCTGCGCGACGATGCCGACGGCATCGCGACGCTGACGCTGAACCGCCCCGACAAGCGCAACGCGCTGAACCTCGCGCTGTGGGGCGAACTCGACGCGCACGCCGACGCGATCGCCGACGCGGGCGAACGGATCGGTGCGGTGATCCTGCGCGCGGCCGGGCCGGTCTTCTGCGCCGGCAACGACCTCAAGGAACGCGGGCTCGAAGCGCCGCGACCGCATTATCAGGCATCGATCGTGACCAAACTCGCCGAACTGCCGCAGCCGCTGATCGTCGCGGTGCAGGGCGGCTGTTTCACCGGCGGGCTGGAACTGGCGCTCGCGGGCGACATCATCGTCGCGGGCGAGAGTGCGCGCTTCGCCGACACCCACGGCAAGTTCGGGCTGGTGCCGATCTGGGGCATGAGCCAGCGGCTGCCGCGCCGCGTCGGCGAATGGAAGGCGCGCGAGATCAGCTTCACCGGCCTGCCCGTCGATGGACGCGAGGCGGCGCGGATCGGCCTCGCCAACCATGTCGTCGCCGACGCCGAGCTCGATGGGACGGCGCGGGCGCTGGCCGAAGCGATCGCCGCCCAGTCGCGGCACAGCGTCTTCGCCTACAAGCGGCTCTACCGCGAGCAGGCCGACCTGCCGCTGGGGCCGGGGTTGGCGCATGAGGTGTTCAACAGCGCAGGCGTCGCGCCCGATTTCGCCGAGCGGGTGGCGAAGCAGTTTTAA